The following coding sequences lie in one Synechococcus sp. CC9902 genomic window:
- the crtD gene encoding C-3',4' desaturase CrtD, protein MTKHRVIVIGGGIAGLTAAALLAHDGVAVTLFEAHHQAGGCAGTFRRGPWIFDVGATQVAGLEPGGSHARVFQHLGLALPKASLLDPGCVVDLGDGSAPISLWHDPTRWAEERVRQFPGSERFWQLCELLHNSNWAFAGRDPVVTPRSWWDLSTLVSALRPETLASGLFTTFSIANLLQFCGCQNDKRLRRFLDLQLKLYSQEPADRTAALYGATVLQMAQAPLGLWHLQGSMQVLSAQLSQAIEAAGGEIRLRHRVHAVQPSAEGWTVSTAGANAPSQDWHASDVICSLPPQCLLDLLPADDTPDRYRQRLTTLPEPSGALVLYGVVQRNALPIDCPGHLQRGSEKPGSLFVSISREGDGRAPIGQATLIASVFTPTADWCELDEPDYQNRKTQRLKTMKHELNAWLGLSDDDWLHTELATPRGFAGWTGRPRGMVGGLGQHPSRFGPFGLAGRTPLPGLWLCGDSLYPGEGTAGVTLSALNACRQLMEHRGLQLSFNR, encoded by the coding sequence TTGACGAAACACCGCGTGATTGTGATCGGTGGTGGCATCGCAGGCCTCACCGCAGCCGCCCTGTTAGCCCACGACGGGGTTGCAGTGACCTTGTTTGAGGCCCATCACCAAGCAGGAGGGTGCGCCGGCACCTTCCGCCGCGGCCCCTGGATTTTTGATGTTGGAGCCACTCAAGTGGCAGGCCTCGAACCTGGTGGCAGTCACGCAAGAGTTTTCCAGCATCTGGGATTGGCTCTGCCCAAAGCGAGCTTGCTCGATCCAGGTTGTGTCGTCGACCTTGGCGACGGTTCAGCACCCATCAGTCTTTGGCACGATCCGACGCGATGGGCAGAAGAACGGGTTCGTCAGTTCCCTGGCAGCGAGCGGTTTTGGCAACTCTGTGAGCTCTTACACAACAGCAACTGGGCATTCGCCGGGCGTGATCCAGTCGTGACACCCAGATCTTGGTGGGACCTCAGCACGCTGGTCTCAGCCTTACGACCTGAGACGTTGGCCTCAGGCCTATTTACAACGTTCTCAATCGCCAATCTCCTGCAGTTCTGTGGCTGCCAAAACGACAAGCGACTGCGACGTTTTTTAGATCTACAACTCAAGCTCTATTCCCAGGAGCCCGCAGATCGCACGGCAGCTCTCTACGGCGCCACCGTTCTGCAAATGGCTCAAGCCCCACTTGGGCTTTGGCATCTTCAGGGGTCAATGCAAGTGCTCAGTGCACAGCTCTCTCAGGCCATCGAAGCTGCTGGGGGAGAGATCCGACTCCGTCATCGCGTGCACGCTGTGCAGCCTTCAGCAGAAGGCTGGACCGTCTCAACGGCAGGGGCTAACGCGCCATCACAGGACTGGCATGCCAGCGACGTGATCTGCAGCCTGCCACCCCAATGCCTGCTGGACTTGTTACCAGCAGACGACACACCTGATCGTTACCGGCAACGGCTCACAACCCTGCCGGAACCCAGTGGAGCCCTCGTGCTGTACGGCGTCGTGCAGCGAAACGCACTGCCAATCGACTGTCCAGGCCATCTTCAACGGGGCAGCGAAAAGCCTGGTTCATTGTTTGTTTCGATTAGCCGAGAAGGCGATGGGCGCGCCCCCATCGGGCAAGCCACCTTGATCGCCAGCGTGTTCACACCGACGGCCGACTGGTGCGAGCTCGATGAACCCGACTACCAGAACCGAAAAACACAACGGCTAAAGACGATGAAGCATGAACTCAACGCGTGGCTCGGACTCAGCGATGACGATTGGCTCCATACGGAGTTGGCCACACCGCGCGGCTTCGCAGGATGGACCGGACGGCCCCGCGGAATGGTGGGTGGCCTCGGGCAGCACCCAAGCCGATTTGGACCCTTTGGCCTTGCAGGCCGCACTCCCTTGCCAGGACTGTGGTTATGCGGCGACAGTCTCTACCCCGGAGAAGGCACTGCTGGTGTGACTCTCTCCGCACTGAATGCTTGCAGGCAGCTGATGGAGCATCGGGGACTTCAGTTGAGTTTCAATCGCTGA
- a CDS encoding prephenate/arogenate dehydrogenase → MARETKRVGIVGLGLIGGSLGLDLQAKGWDVQGLVHRSVTAERAKERGLVSDVSTDPACLAGCDLVILALPIPLLLHPEPSLLEALPAEAVVTDVGSVKQPVLEAWRDRHPRFVASHPMAGTALAGVEAGIKGLFRGRPWIATPEPKTDASALAMVQSLALSLGSHWLTAAAAQHDQAVALISHMPVLVSAALLRAVGDERDPEIRRLALVLASSGFADTTRVGGGNPDLGVAMASTNRGALLRSLAAYRWSLEQLEDAVLQENWPQLQIELKRTQALRPGFLETPDGVSD, encoded by the coding sequence ATGGCGAGGGAAACAAAACGCGTCGGCATCGTTGGACTCGGGCTCATCGGGGGATCGTTGGGCTTGGATCTGCAGGCCAAGGGTTGGGATGTGCAGGGATTAGTCCATCGTTCAGTGACGGCTGAACGGGCGAAAGAGCGCGGTTTGGTGTCGGATGTGAGTACGGATCCCGCCTGTTTGGCCGGCTGTGATTTGGTGATCTTGGCGTTGCCGATTCCCCTTTTGTTGCATCCCGAGCCCTCGTTGCTTGAGGCGTTGCCTGCAGAGGCGGTGGTTACGGATGTGGGATCGGTAAAACAGCCAGTGCTGGAGGCCTGGCGAGACCGTCATCCTCGATTTGTGGCCAGCCATCCAATGGCGGGAACTGCGTTGGCGGGAGTCGAGGCAGGGATCAAAGGTTTGTTTCGAGGCCGTCCTTGGATTGCCACTCCAGAGCCAAAAACGGATGCATCGGCGTTAGCGATGGTTCAGTCCCTAGCCCTCAGCCTGGGGAGTCATTGGTTGACGGCTGCCGCTGCACAACATGACCAGGCGGTGGCTCTGATCTCCCATATGCCCGTTTTGGTGAGTGCGGCATTGTTGCGGGCCGTTGGAGATGAGCGTGATCCAGAGATTCGACGCTTAGCGCTTGTTTTGGCGTCCAGTGGATTTGCCGACACAACACGGGTTGGTGGTGGAAATCCCGACCTCGGTGTGGCGATGGCTTCGACGAATCGTGGGGCGTTGCTTCGGAGCCTCGCGGCGTATCGATGGAGTCTTGAACAGCTTGAGGATGCTGTGCTGCAGGAGAACTGGCCTCAGCTCCAGATCGAATTGAAAAGAACCCAGGCTTTGCGGCCGGGGTTCCTGGAGACGCCAGATGGCGTCAGCGATTGA
- a CDS encoding helicase, protein MLEAQAHHRLKTLLRQEESDWPHHLTLSRLVGRSLRRRDTSLLQLPPSSGERWWLGVLVPLCLNPGAAAIVLTPAQRKWLLQLELPRLKEQGLQLPCWQGPTPPPGHQLWILDTDELIEVHQNNLLGERQLLIPDADQLSDRLRRSLAIRIDHNDWERLRQAHPVMDQALLDLHERLSRQVFQEAARADDCIRLQGGACQSLRDLLHLIEPCPEPWTALLATDPVQWAEWAELDHRLLQWTWQLEPLEPLQLLSGLLKNRPVLMLSESGECSRIEHELSQANVSITVKATLREQELEEPLPLYAPRRQPLPNTEVYAQHLLEQSRRLILGRTGLTIVLVDDQQLRRQLTSALAAEFGRRVVEESTAPESNGVISAHWDWWLEHHEQVPAPEQLIVALLPIASLSSPLTASRVERLKRRGEDWFRTLLLPEALSLIPGAIAPLRRAGGRLAVLDGRLRGRSWGDQVLKQLEPWRPLQRLLPD, encoded by the coding sequence ATGCTGGAAGCCCAGGCCCACCACCGGCTTAAGACACTGCTGAGGCAGGAAGAGTCCGACTGGCCACACCACCTAACGCTGAGTCGTCTCGTGGGTCGAAGTTTGCGGCGTCGCGACACCAGCCTGTTGCAACTGCCCCCAAGCAGCGGGGAACGCTGGTGGCTGGGCGTGTTGGTGCCGTTATGTCTAAACCCAGGTGCTGCAGCCATTGTCTTAACGCCAGCCCAGCGAAAATGGCTACTACAACTCGAACTTCCCCGACTCAAAGAGCAAGGATTGCAACTGCCCTGCTGGCAAGGGCCCACACCCCCACCTGGCCATCAGCTTTGGATCCTGGATACCGATGAACTGATTGAAGTTCATCAAAACAATCTTTTGGGTGAGCGGCAGTTGCTCATTCCCGATGCAGATCAACTGAGTGATCGTTTGCGCCGAAGTCTGGCCATCCGGATTGATCACAACGATTGGGAGCGGCTACGCCAAGCCCATCCAGTGATGGACCAGGCCCTCCTTGATCTGCATGAACGACTCAGTCGACAGGTGTTCCAAGAAGCAGCGAGGGCCGACGATTGCATCCGTCTGCAAGGCGGAGCATGCCAATCACTGCGCGATCTCCTCCACCTCATCGAGCCTTGCCCAGAGCCCTGGACGGCCCTGCTCGCAACGGATCCTGTCCAGTGGGCTGAATGGGCAGAACTCGACCATCGGCTCCTGCAGTGGACTTGGCAGCTTGAACCTCTGGAGCCCCTGCAATTGCTCAGTGGTTTGCTCAAAAACCGACCAGTTCTAATGCTGAGCGAATCGGGGGAATGCTCTCGAATCGAACACGAACTCAGTCAAGCCAACGTCTCGATCACGGTGAAAGCCACGTTGCGGGAGCAGGAGCTGGAAGAACCCCTACCGCTCTATGCCCCTCGTCGGCAGCCTTTACCCAATACAGAGGTGTATGCCCAGCACCTGCTGGAACAAAGCCGCCGCTTAATCCTGGGCCGAACTGGCCTCACCATTGTTCTGGTCGATGACCAGCAATTACGACGACAACTCACCAGTGCCCTCGCAGCCGAGTTCGGGCGGCGCGTTGTTGAAGAATCCACAGCTCCAGAAAGCAATGGTGTGATCAGCGCCCATTGGGACTGGTGGCTGGAACACCACGAACAGGTTCCTGCCCCAGAACAGTTGATCGTGGCGCTCCTACCAATCGCAAGCCTTAGTTCACCTCTAACGGCCTCGCGGGTGGAACGGTTAAAGCGACGCGGCGAAGACTGGTTTCGCACATTGCTGTTGCCCGAAGCCCTCAGCCTGATACCCGGTGCTATCGCTCCACTCCGCAGAGCTGGCGGACGCCTGGCCGTTCTTGATGGTCGGCTCCGTGGTCGATCCTGGGGTGATCAGGTGCTGAAGCAACTGGAGCCATGGAGACCATTGCAACGACTACTCCCGGATTAA
- a CDS encoding DUF2839 domain-containing protein: MGEARRRAVQGLPPRQPKKNSKTVDTSPRVVPWLPLTKNQTQQFVAVTTRGAWFGIGAMVLLWITVRFIGPAAGWWTLSDMP; this comes from the coding sequence ATGGGAGAAGCTCGTCGCCGCGCTGTTCAGGGGTTACCCCCACGTCAGCCCAAAAAAAACTCGAAAACCGTGGATACCTCTCCAAGGGTGGTGCCTTGGTTGCCACTCACGAAAAATCAGACTCAACAATTCGTGGCCGTTACCACCCGGGGAGCATGGTTTGGCATCGGTGCCATGGTGCTGCTTTGGATCACGGTGCGCTTTATTGGGCCAGCGGCAGGCTGGTGGACGTTGTCAGACATGCCCTGA
- a CDS encoding DUF1815 family protein has translation MFPRLAEHYKSVVQDLVMSLQALTKSLKSTGTNATCYSCGDGRDGHGASFVAEIGEGHMVRFLVSDFGISWVESRNGRELVKLEGAEAIHELQRMADLVQMSQGAVAAPVAQTA, from the coding sequence ATGTTTCCTCGGCTTGCGGAGCACTACAAGTCCGTTGTGCAGGATCTAGTCATGAGTCTGCAGGCATTAACGAAAAGCCTGAAAAGCACTGGAACTAACGCCACTTGTTATTCATGTGGCGATGGCCGAGATGGCCATGGAGCCTCCTTTGTTGCAGAGATCGGAGAGGGGCACATGGTGCGCTTCCTGGTTTCCGATTTCGGCATTAGTTGGGTTGAATCCAGAAATGGCCGGGAGCTCGTCAAGCTGGAAGGAGCAGAGGCCATCCATGAGCTCCAACGAATGGCCGACCTGGTGCAAATGAGCCAAGGCGCCGTCGCAGCACCTGTGGCTCAAACGGCTTAG
- the recA gene encoding recombinase RecA produces MPADMKTTAPGSDARSSGERDKALNLVLGQIERNFGKGSIMRLGDASRMRVETISTGALTLDLALGGGYPKGRVVEIYGPESSGKTTLTLHAIAEVQKRGGVAAFVDAEHALDPHYAASLGVDVENLLVSQPDTGEMALEIVDQLVRSAAVDIVVIDSVAALTPRSEIEGEMGDVSVGAQARLMSQAMRKITGNIGKSGCTVIFLNQLRLKIGVMYGNPETTTGGNALKFYASVRLDIRRIQTLKKGTEEFGIRAKVKVAKNKVAPPFRIAEFDILFGRGISTVGCLLDLAEETGVVVRKGAWYSYEGDNIGQGRDNTIVWMEQNPEAATTIETLVRQKLNEGTEVTANTVKSLEPAAARAATDKPVETKGANAAA; encoded by the coding sequence ATGCCTGCTGACATGAAAACCACCGCTCCCGGTTCCGATGCTCGTTCCTCCGGAGAGCGCGATAAGGCGCTGAATTTGGTGCTCGGTCAAATCGAGCGAAATTTTGGCAAGGGCTCAATCATGCGCCTTGGTGATGCCTCCCGCATGAGGGTGGAAACCATCTCTACGGGCGCGTTGACCCTTGATTTAGCCCTCGGTGGTGGGTACCCCAAAGGTCGGGTGGTCGAGATCTATGGCCCTGAAAGCTCGGGTAAAACCACGCTGACGCTCCATGCGATTGCCGAGGTTCAAAAGCGTGGCGGTGTTGCAGCGTTTGTGGACGCTGAGCATGCACTGGATCCCCATTACGCGGCATCCCTGGGCGTGGATGTTGAGAACCTTTTGGTGTCCCAGCCGGATACCGGTGAGATGGCGCTGGAGATTGTTGACCAGCTTGTTCGTTCTGCTGCGGTCGACATTGTGGTGATCGACTCTGTGGCCGCCTTAACCCCTCGCTCAGAAATCGAGGGCGAGATGGGAGATGTCTCCGTTGGTGCCCAGGCGCGTTTGATGAGTCAGGCGATGCGAAAAATCACAGGAAACATCGGTAAGTCCGGTTGCACGGTGATTTTCTTGAACCAGCTGCGTTTGAAGATTGGGGTGATGTATGGAAATCCTGAGACCACGACCGGTGGTAATGCCCTGAAGTTCTATGCATCAGTGCGTCTTGATATTCGGCGAATTCAAACGCTGAAAAAGGGCACAGAAGAGTTTGGAATTCGGGCCAAGGTGAAAGTGGCCAAAAATAAAGTTGCGCCTCCATTCCGCATCGCCGAATTCGACATTTTGTTTGGACGTGGCATCAGCACGGTTGGTTGTCTGCTGGATCTTGCAGAAGAAACAGGTGTGGTGGTTCGTAAAGGTGCTTGGTACAGCTATGAAGGCGACAACATTGGTCAAGGTCGCGATAACACCATCGTTTGGATGGAGCAGAACCCTGAAGCTGCAACCACGATTGAAACCTTGGTGCGTCAAAAGCTCAATGAAGGCACTGAAGTCACCGCTAATACGGTGAAATCCTTGGAACCAGCTGCGGCAAGGGCCGCAACGGACAAGCCGGTCGAAACAAAAGGAGCCAACGCTGCTGCTTAA
- a CDS encoding HAD family hydrolase, protein MSERPLLVFDFDGVIVDGMAEYWWSSWHASCSLGADGSGLTSDVVPDAFRALRPWVHHGWEMVLLAAELPGLDLQHWINDYAGQQRRAMDLRGWQPDQLQSVLDHTRQEAVRSDRSAWLALHRPFPGLVERLQSLDGEGVDWAVLTTKSEAFTAELLESLTLKPWRLDGREAGAKPEVLRRLQSQRRVHSFIEDRRATLETVCTTPGLESLQCWLVRWGYLKPSDLIGLPPRIQLIDLIAFAKPLAHWQ, encoded by the coding sequence ATGTCGGAACGTCCTCTCCTTGTTTTCGATTTCGACGGCGTCATCGTCGACGGAATGGCTGAATATTGGTGGAGCTCCTGGCACGCCAGTTGTTCGCTTGGGGCCGATGGGTCGGGTCTGACGTCGGATGTCGTGCCTGACGCGTTTCGAGCCTTGCGCCCTTGGGTCCACCACGGCTGGGAAATGGTGTTGCTTGCCGCTGAGCTCCCTGGGCTCGATCTCCAGCACTGGATCAACGATTACGCCGGCCAGCAACGCCGAGCGATGGATCTCCGAGGCTGGCAGCCTGATCAGTTGCAGTCTGTTCTCGACCACACGCGACAGGAGGCGGTCCGCAGTGATCGCTCTGCATGGCTGGCGCTGCATCGCCCCTTCCCAGGCTTGGTGGAGCGGCTGCAATCCCTGGATGGTGAGGGAGTTGATTGGGCGGTTTTAACAACAAAGAGCGAGGCTTTTACAGCTGAACTGCTCGAGAGTCTCACCCTGAAGCCTTGGCGCCTTGATGGACGAGAGGCCGGGGCGAAGCCTGAAGTATTGCGTCGTTTGCAATCCCAGCGTCGCGTCCATTCCTTCATCGAAGATCGGCGCGCAACTCTGGAAACGGTTTGCACGACGCCGGGGCTTGAGTCACTCCAGTGCTGGTTGGTTCGATGGGGCTATCTGAAACCCTCTGACCTGATTGGATTGCCACCTCGTATCCAGCTGATTGATTTGATTGCTTTTGCGAAACCCCTAGCGCACTGGCAATAA